The genomic region AGAAAATGCAGGCCCGCCACGCCGGTTTGAAACACGAGATCGCCGAGCGACAGATTGTCGTCCGCCGCATAGTTCAGCAGTCCGGCCGCTGTGCCGACGTCGAGCAGGCTGCTCAATGAGCCCAGCTTCGTGTCGGTATCCACCAGCAACACATCGCCCAGCCAGTTGCCCGCGATGCTGGCCGCCAGATTGAAGGCGGTAAACGTCTTGCCTTCGCCCGGAATGGCAGAGGTGACCAATATCACGTTGGGCAGCGCCTCCGGCGCACGTCCTTCCCGGAGGTAGTGCAGAGCGCGCACGACAGTGACACGAAATTCCTCGGCAATGCGCGAGCGCGCCTTACCGGCCGTCGCGAGACCGCCTTTTAGCATGGCCGGCAAATCGATCCGGCGACTGCTTGGTGGGAACGGGACCGCAGTCATCGGCAGTTGCCGGTGCGTGGCGCCCTTCTCCCGTGCCAGCACCTCGTCCTGCGGCACCCCGTCGGGATCGCGGGAGGCAGCCACGTCCTCGTCAAGACGTGGCAACACAGACAGTCTCAAATTCGGAGGCTGTTTGTTCACGTCACACCTCGAAAACCCGTAAGATCAGCACAAAATTCGTCGCCACCAGGGCCAGCAGAGCGAAGGAAAGGGCAGAGACATCCACTGCCCGCCAGAGCAGCGGCCTCGGCTTGTTGATAGCCGATATGCCGCCGGCGATCGGAAGGCCGAGATCCTCAAGCTCCATCAACGAGTGGAAGGAACGATCGAACTGCTTGAGCACCAGCGGCAGACCGATCCCAACGCAGAGCCCCAGTGCCAATGCGGCGGTGGCCAGCATCTGGCGCCTGGGGAAAATCGGATTCAACGGCACGACGGGAGGATCAACGATCTTGACCTTGGACTTGTCACCGCCGGAATCCGCGGCCTCGGTCAGACGCATCGCTTCATACCGCCGCAACAGCTCGGCATGGCCGTTATAGGCCTCCTCGTACTCGCGCTTGATGGTGACGTAGTCGTTCAGCACGTTCGGCTTTTCGCGGCTCATGGCCTGGAGGCGATCGCGCTCCTGCGTCATTGCGGCCAGGCGTTGTGTCAACAAGGCAGCGGCGAGTTCCGCTTCAACGATGTCGTTCTTCACACGCTCATAGGTAGGATTGGGGATCACGCGTGCGGCCGTATCGACAGCGTTTACGCCAAGACCGCTGGCTCGCAGGCGAGCAACCAACTCGCGCGCGCGCACAACATCAGGATTCTGCTCGGTGTAGCGTAGCCGCAGCGCTTCAAGATTCAGTTCGGCCCGCGTCAGGTCCGGACTGGCGGCAACCGTGGGACCAGGACGCGCGCGCGCCCCATCCGGCGCCACGCTGAGGGCGGAGGGCGTGTTCATAAGTTCCTTTTTCAAAACGACAAGCTTCAACCGATTATCGGCGAGCTGCGTCTTCAGCGACGCCACCTGCGCGATGGCAGTGTCAAGATGCGACAGACCGCCTGCCGGATCCGGCAGCAGATCCGCATAGCTGTCGTAGAACTCTTTCTTACGTACTTCCGCCTTCTTCAACTTCTCTGCGTAAATATCGATTTGCTCGGAGAGAAAGCGCCGGGCGCCATCGATATCGTTGCGGCTCGACGCCGACCTGCTCTCAATGAAGATGGCAAGCAGGCTGTTGACCACCTCGTAGGTCCGCACCGGATCACTGTCGCTGTAAGTCACCGAGAAGAGGTTCTTGGCAGGTGTTACCACCTTCACCTCGTTGGCCAACCGATAGGCCAACATCTGCATCGCCGCCGGACTGGCGACACTCGACTTAAGGCTCGTGCGCGCGATCAGTGTCTCGATGTTCGGGCGACTCAGCAACGTACGGTGCAGCATGTCGATCTGGTTCGCAGGCGCGCTTTCCAGCCCGATGCCTTTCAGCAGCGGGGTCAGCACCACGTCTGAATCGATGTAGAGACGCGCGCTCACCTCATATTTGCTGGGGATCAGCATGATCGCGCCCCAGCAGAGCACACAGATCAACCATGCCAGCACGACCGACCACCAGCGGTGGCGCCATGCCATCGTCAGGTAGGGGTAACAGAGCGCGCGGATGTTGGACATGTCTTCCTTAGAACCGACCCTGTGGAATAACCAGGATGCCGTTGGGCTCCACCTCCATGTTCTGACTGACGTCACCGTGCTTCAGCAGGTCAGCGCCCCGCACCAGGAAGGCACCATTGTCCGTGGCGCAGTCGGTCATGCGCCTGACCATGATCATGACGTCAAGGGCGGCAATGTGGTCACGACAGGCGATCGCCGGTGGCTGTGTGACCTCATTGATGACGAACACCCGCCTGTTGAATGGCCTCTCGAACGTCCCGCCAATGACAGGGACCTTCGGCTCCTTGGCATATGCCGCCGGCCGCCCGGCCATGTCGGCCGCTGGCGCGCCCGGCGCTTTACCAACCGCAGACATCCCGGAAACGAGCGGAGGGCGATACAGCCTTCCGGACGCACCGGCACCTCGGTGCTGAGCTGCGGCGTGTCGCGGACGACGATCTGTCGCTGGCGCCAGACATCGATCGCGTATGCATCGGGCTGAACCGCTGCCTTCGCGACGGCAATGCCCTTATCTCCGTGAGCAGTCAGCACGAAGCATCATCCAAAGCAGGATTTTCGCCACAACTGGCAAACACTATCAAGATCACAACAGATATATTTGGAAAAAAAGTCATCATTGTTTGCAAGAATCGTGATACCGCGTTCTCGAATGAATAGTATTGCTATTATTTTATCTAAATCGTTTCGGTTGACTGCTATTCATACGCCGCGCGACCGCCAGGCCTGGAGGTGGCGACGCGCTGCGTATTACACTCGAGCAGGGCTCGCATCTTGGGCGCCTGTGCCAGGGGTTGCAGGTAACTTGCCTTGGCACCCCAACTGCCATAGCGGGTGCCCTGCTGGCTGACGCTCGAATAGGCGCAAAACAGCCGGCAGCCGATCTCCTGGTGCAGGCGCAGATCCTCCACGTAAAGGTCATACATGCCGGGATTGACCTGAGCGGCAGCAAGCGCAGGGTTGTAGGGCAGCTCTTCCTGATTGGCTGGCTGCAGATGCTGACCACCTTCGTAGACAGCGTAGCCGAGGCCGTATACCTGCGCGATGCCAGCCTGAGCGCGCGTCCATGGCATCGTGTCGCGCTTCAAGACGCGGCGCATATCGGCTATCACGTCATCGGCACTCAGCTTCGCACCCTTGGCGGCCCAGGCGGCATACTCGACCTCGCCTGGCCCGAAATAGCCGCCCGGGGCAAGCACGTCGGCTCCCCCGTTCCGGGCGCACCATTCAGCAGTGCGTCGCGCCGCGTCGATGTAAGCGTGCTGCACGGTGCAGGCTCGCACCAGCCTTGCCCGATCGCGTCCGGTCCACTCGCGCTCCCAGATTGCGAAGGCCCGCCGGAACAGTGCGCCGATACGCTCCGGATGCGCCGTGCCGGCGCGGGTGCCCTCGTCTTCCCAGGGCTGTACGCCCTTCGCCTTGACCATGTCGCCAGCAAGCGTCGAGCGTAGCATCCAATGGCTCTGGATGAATCCCCAGTTCCAAAGCTCATTGGAATATTCGAGGTAGATCGGCAGGCGCGGGTCGAGTTTGGCTCGGGTGAGGCGCGCGTATTCGGCGATATACTCGTCGCTTGCCCGGTGGGGGATGCACAACCACGGCGCCACTCCCAGCATGTTGGCCAACTCGAGCATCACTTCGATGGCAACCCCCCCCGAGAAGCGATAGTCGAATGCGCTCGGCGGCGGCCCCCACGTCCCGTCGGGATCGCCGCTTATGCCCACCATGGTGTAGAAGTCCGGGCGTTTGCGGCGGCCCCACTCCTCCTCCAGGGAGCCGTTGGTCACCGCCCAGTCCATGAAGCGCAAACAGTGGAAGGAACGGCAGAAGTCGAGGAACTCCGGCAGGAACGGATTGGCAGCGAGATCGGCTTTCTCGTCCTCGATCGCCACGATGCGGATGTTGCGCACATGATCACCCCGCTTGGAGCGGGTGATCACGATGCCTTCCAGAAGGGTGGGATTGTGCTTCATGTCAAGCAACACACGCCCGGGCTGCGCGCTCAGCACCGTTGTGTTCATGACACCGGCGAAGCTGCCCGTGCCTTCATGCAGAAGCACGTAGCGTCCCGGACGTCGCACGTTCGGCAGCACCGTGAACGGAACCTGCCATTCGGAGGATGCCGGCACGCGGATAGGTGCTTCAAGGGGATAGCCGTTTGCGTCCAGCTCGAAATGTGCAATCTGCTCGGTATCCCAAGGACCGCAGCATTCAAGGTTCGTGGTGAGCCAGGGCCGCGCCCCCCACATCAGATTACGAAATGGAAAGCCGGGATCATAATCGGCGATGCCTGAGAGGTTCATGCCGATCGGCAAGCGAGGTAGCGGCTTTCGCTGCTCATTCGCGGTTGCGCCCTTGGCGCGCCCAAGGCCGCCTGCAACGCCAGCGGTCGCCAGGATGCCTGTCGTGGTGATCACGTGCCGTCGCGTCGGTGCCACCATCCCTGCCTACCGGACGATCTTCAGGTTGATCATCGCTCTTTCACCCATGGTGGATGACCCTGCGCTGCCGCAGCTGCCGGGTCGGTGCAACAGGCGCGATAAGATCGAGCGCAATAGCAATGTGCAAGGCCAAGAGAATATCACCGCCTGGACCCTGGAGAGTACGCCGAACCGGCTCAGTGCGGCGCACGGTACCACAACGTCGAACACGCGCCCAGCACCTGTTGCCATGGCGAGCACGCGACCGTCTGGCACGGCGATCATCTTGAATTCACCCCACCCTGTTGCCGCTAATTCGGACAGGGACGACTTCGCGAGCACCAAGGCGATCGTATCAATGAGCAGGTGTCCGTCGTTATGGGCAAGGATACCAACCGTCACCAGCAGGCCCCCTCCCCTGCCATTGAGACGGATGGCGACGTCCCTGATCCGGCAGCAACCTTGCTGAGGCCCGAGGCCAGCGCAAACGAAAAGTATGAGGAGATGTGCATCGTCAGAGCGTGCAGCGATTACAGCCACGGCTCGGGCAAATGCCGAGCCTCGCGCAACATTATGGAACCGCAATCTGGCAGCAAGTCGCTGAACACACTTACCATGCCTGGTGTGCCTCGTGCGGGAACCGCTCCGGTGACGGGCAGCAAAGCATCAGAAACAAATGACCCGAGCAGAGCCACCAGATCGAGACAGTAATTCGCATGGATTGAGCTATCCGTCGCCTTCCCGCTCATCATGGTCATACCCAGGCGGTCGGCGTCCATATGCGCCAAGGGGACAGATCTGGTTCATCGGGGGTACACCGTATGCGCTCATTGTCCGTCCCTATGCGCATGCTTGCCTGATGTGCTTCTGTATAATATTGCCTTGCAATGGATTGATCGCCTACGTGCGGGAGGCTTTCGCGGAGCGTGATGTGCTTCGTCCGGCTTACGAGGGAGCTATGCTGGAAATTGGGTGACGGCCCGATCAGGCGGCGGTCTGCACTGGGGCCTCGATGACCTCAAGGCCGTTGCGGAATCTGACACCTCGGACGACCTTCGGCAACTGGTTCTCACCCTTCAGGCGGCGCCATGTCTTGGCAGCCATCATCACCAGTTTGAAAACCATGAGGCGGGCAGTGTCCTGCGAGAGCGCGCCCTTGGTCCGCACCGTGCGTAGGCGAACGGTGGCGAACACGCTTTCAATCGGGTTCGATGTGCGCAGATGATCCCAGTGCTCGGCTGGGAAGTCGTAGAAGGTCAGCAGTGCGTCACGGTCTGAACCGCCCCGGGATTGCCGGAGGCTCCAATCCTTGAGAGGATGGAGCGATGGAGAAGCGCAAGACATCGACGCGGTATTCGGCGGAGGTTCGTGCCCGCGCGGTGCGGATGGTGCTGGAGCATACCG from Rhodovastum atsumiense harbors:
- a CDS encoding XrtA system polysaccharide chain length determinant, with protein sequence MSNIRALCYPYLTMAWRHRWWSVVLAWLICVLCWGAIMLIPSKYEVSARLYIDSDVVLTPLLKGIGLESAPANQIDMLHRTLLSRPNIETLIARTSLKSSVASPAAMQMLAYRLANEVKVVTPAKNLFSVTYSDSDPVRTYEVVNSLLAIFIESRSASSRNDIDGARRFLSEQIDIYAEKLKKAEVRKKEFYDSYADLLPDPAGGLSHLDTAIAQVASLKTQLADNRLKLVVLKKELMNTPSALSVAPDGARARPGPTVAASPDLTRAELNLEALRLRYTEQNPDVVRARELVARLRASGLGVNAVDTAARVIPNPTYERVKNDIVEAELAAALLTQRLAAMTQERDRLQAMSREKPNVLNDYVTIKREYEEAYNGHAELLRRYEAMRLTEAADSGGDKSKVKIVDPPVVPLNPIFPRRQMLATAALALGLCVGIGLPLVLKQFDRSFHSLMELEDLGLPIAGGISAINKPRPLLWRAVDVSALSFALLALVATNFVLILRVFEV
- a CDS encoding P-loop NTPase family protein — its product is MPRLDEDVAASRDPDGVPQDEVLAREKGATHRQLPMTAVPFPPSSRRIDLPAMLKGGLATAGKARSRIAEEFRVTVVRALHYLREGRAPEALPNVILVTSAIPGEGKTFTAFNLAASIAGNWLGDVLLVDTDTKLGSLSSLLDVGTAAGLLNYAADDNLSLGDLVFQTGVAGLHFLPIGASNATAEDGSVVRPIGTAIERISRELPGHIIVLDCAPCLSSSDAVAFAPLAAEVIMVIEAGRTQRSEIDISLELIRSCRNISLVLNKVRFTTTATFGAYYHGSES